The following coding sequences lie in one Trypanosoma brucei gambiense DAL972 chromosome 7, complete sequence genomic window:
- a CDS encoding dynein arm light chain, axonemal, putative, whose amino-acid sequence MTTLNAPPNVYDEEGTVLYRAVPSNLISDDEPITAAAVNAATAAAAGQEASTIPTTNRQKFGQTQSGVGGTRDAIQSDGGPVRLTQESLTPVKALAKLFPPVPLNVPGHDKDRTNTRGQEQECAWMKAAAVDHTSRLDCVHLQEHLERRCQQEHARPSGVVCTIREGIYADGMREVIRQVTVLCPERGLLLAELAEEMQQTTNTYDILFDSASQYTVRKAIERDLRSYLFKEKEWMESEVRRLENRVNELRAKHNGMLKRFEEQKQSEQKIHEEEVKYLRKANQQIINEIKRFAAVEKSSTPTPGI is encoded by the coding sequence ATGACAACCTTGAACGCACCACCGAACGTTTACGATGAGGAAGGCACCGTGTTGTATCGTGCTGTTCCTTCAAACTTAATTAGTGACGATGAGCCGATCACGGCTGCAGCGGTTAATGCTGCTACAGCCGCCGCCGCGGGCCAAGAGGCGTCCACCATTCCCACCACCAATAGACAAAAGTTCGGGCAAACGCAAAGCGGGGTTGGCGGCACACGAGACGCCATTCAGTCGGATGGGGGACCAGTGCGACTCACTCAGGAAAGTTTAACTCCAGTAAAAGCCCTCGCCAAATTGTTTCCCCCCGTGCCACTCAACGTGCCGGGACACGATAAGGATCGTACCAATACCCGCGGGCAGGAGCAGGAATGTGCATGGATGAAGGCTGCTGCCGTTGATCACACGAGCCGTTTGGACTGTGTTCACCTTCAGGAACACTTGGAGCGGCGCTGTCAACAGGAGCATGCACGTCCCTCTGGAGTGGTATGCACTATTCGGGAGGGGATATACGCAGATGGAATGCGGGAGGTTATTCGACAGGTGACTGTGCTCTGTCCGGAACGTGGGTTGCTGTTAGCCGAATTGGCGGAGGAGATGCAGCAAACAACAAATACGTACGATATTCTGTTTGATAGTGCCTCTCAATATACCGTACGAAAGGCCATTGAGCGTGATTTGAGAAGCTATCTATTCAAGGAGAAAGAATGGATGGAAAGCGAGGTGCGTCGACTCGAGAATCGTGTGAATGAGTTACGAGCAAAGCACAATGGGATGCTGAAGCGCTTCGAGGAGCAGAAGCAGTCCGAACAGAAGATCCACgaggaggaagtgaagtATCTGAGAAAAGCCAATCAGCAGATTATCAATGAGATTAAAAGATTTGCCGCTGTAGAGAAGAGTAGTACCCCGACACCAGGCATATGA